AACACGTGGTCGTTAGGACCTATGTGTTAGGTCTAACGTTGGAGACTTTTCCAGAGTCTAACGTTACGTTAGAACTAACGTTAACTCAAGATATCTAACAAGTTAGAGGTTCTAGTCCTACATCATTTCGGCCTAGGTTCTACCTGAATTAGATCTAGATTCTCTAACGTTAGCATTAGACTCAAACCGTGTGAATTAGATCTGACAACTTGGGCCTAAATCTCTTTGTTTATGATGACGCCCAGTAATGTTAGGCAGTAACGTAGAGTCTAGACCGTTTCTAGTCTAAATCAAACTGAAAACTTGTAGGTCCTAGAGGGTATATAGTCAATTGACAATACACAACAGATCCAGGCCTGAGCCTGAAGAGTTCTATATTTATGAGATCCATGGCACAGGTGGTATGCAAACTGGATTAGAATCTATTGTATATCTAAACCAGACCcgctgggggaggggggctagGCCCTGTAGCTAGATGGCTACATCTCAACAGTTTCAGCACAAAGGATATTATTCCGATTGTAATCAAAATCCGAGAATTCACTGCTCTCTGGCTGAAAGAGTGCAACCATTTACAAGTGTGACACCTTCCTTCAAGTACTGCTACTCGGCGATTAATGGCAGCAAATTTcatataggcctaggcctagatTCTACAGAACTTTGCTTTGAGTGCTTTGTACATTGATCAAAGGTATTCATAGAATACTCTACAATTTGTTCTCCATGTTTGCACTACTAAAATTACTATAGAAACTACACACCTCATGAAAGTTAAAGGGACAATCCAGATAATTGAATCATTTAGCATAATGTGGTACACGTGACCATGAATTGATAGTACCACCATGTAATATGATGTATAAatttgtggtccttgagcagatgAACCAATCCTCTTAAAACCTAAAACCTAAAACCTAAAACACTGAACAAGGGTGATGACATAGGACATctggaggctcacatattccaaTAAAGTAGCATTTTTATcatacaataccacttgctcaacaagtCCTCCTGTGCagaatttttgcatgttttctttgttctgctTACCTAGGTACCAAATcattcttatgtgaagctgCTAGATGTCATTATCCTCATTCTTTGTGAGTTCTTGTCAATTTTGaaaccatttttgtttttccatccCAAACACCATAGATTCTGGaactcagtaggcctacttactgAAACCAATTCATATGTGTTCAATTGTAAAAGTCTGAATATCATCCAGAAGTCTCCTTTCAGCTCCATAAGGGGAAATTAGCATGGTATATATTTTGctacatgtttcattttttactATTTTGAAAAGGAATTATTACTTGATAACTagctaaaaaataaaaaataaataaaacgtAAGTATGTTATACAGGCACTGCTGGTATATCTTTACCAGTAAAGTGTCTGCATCTTTGCCATGTTaaatctttcatatttttcacttctttttttattctctacTATGTGACTGCTACTCCAATTCTACCTAGTAGATGCAGCAGCCTGGTAAGTTATTCACAGTTTTGGtaattcatccattcatcaaAACTTTCAGTATGTTCACATCTGCAGGAGATCACTTCAATGATCTATAACACTCTCATCTCTTATGATTTTCCCTTGACAAAAGAAATTGTAGGCCTATGGTACTTTAGGATAAGCAAATTGATGAAAGATGTACCATGGTTTTGCAACATGTATTATTAATGTAATTGTCCTGCATGTATGCTACTGTATGTGCTGCAAGTGTGAGGTTTTTGGATGTGTCacagattttgaaaacatggttttCTTTCCATACTGCTGTTGCCAGAATTTAAAAGTATATGATATCAGTGAAATAGATATTTGTCAACTTCTCTAGCtgtcaataattttgtggtCATGTCTACTGCTGAAGAAGTTTAGTGCGACATCTGTCTCAAACCTGATTTACATGAGTGCCAGCAAGGCTCGCCTTGTATGTCGCATGGATGAATTATGCAATGTTGGTGGGCGTGTCTCCCAGACTGCAGGTAAATGATACTTCCACCCTCATCTAGATTAAAGAATAAGAtaggaaagttatgaatgatAAGTTACATTGCAAGGAATTTATACTTGCTTTTTGTGGTATCTAATTACTTAATTGGTGGAAATTCATGTAAATCTTGATCAGATATTAGCACTTGATATCTTGCTGAAAATGTTTTCCTTGATTCTTCAGAGGGTAATctgtatctttcttttttttaaccaaactGAAATTTAAGGTTATCAACAGCATCTGAAGAGTGTCAAAAGACAACTTGTGTGGATTTGAGCACCATGATTGCTGGATGTGACAACTGCCTAGCCCTGATCAATGAGCTGAAGAACCGGGAGGAGAATAGTTTCAGAAAGGTACCTGTGTCTACCCAAGTATTGGTTGGACAAATAAAATCTGGATGTATTTTGCACATGATCTCTCCTCAAATGTGACCTCCTATgtgaccaaaaaacaaacaaacaaacaagcaaacaactaGTGATAACTGTATCGACTAAGTATAGTGCCTTGTGAGGTCAGATGACATTGcgcagatgataatgatgtccAGGTAATTGTTATTTCATGTGTCAACACTCTTTAAAGTTCTTGAGACTGTATGGTTGCTTTGTGTATGATGTAAAGACTCTGTGGATAATGGCAGTGCTGAACAAGATGAAGTCATACTGAGGTGCGAGGTTAAAAGTTGTATTGTTTTTGAAAGGATTGaagagttttgatttttttttatttatctttttttttttactttaaatgCAGATTAAAAATgtatctttgttctttttttcccatgCTGCTACATGGTATTCATATTGTAATCTAAACTTCTCTTTCATGGATATGCCCTGCCTGCAGAGAGCAATGCTTTGGCTGTGTTATAGTTTTCTGATTTCATGACCAATTCCCCTTGTGAtgatttttttcaaagtgtACAGGAATAATGACATAACAATGATAGTAATAGACATGATGAGGCTGACATGTCCTACTGTATGCAGTAACAGTTTAAGAAGGAGGAGGGCCAGAGAATCTCAAagatttattcaaaatatttgcaaaaataCAGAAAAGATGTAGGCTGGTGTCACATGCAAAGAACAAAATTGAGTGAAGTTGTATGAGCAAGAACTGAGAAGTGTTCGAGAAGTGCTCATCTTTGCCAACATCCGATATATTAGACACAGAGATTTTATGATTTCCCCATGAGGGCTGTTAAAATGACAGATGATAAGAGAGTGGAAAGCTGAGAAAACAGGCTATTTCTACAAGCAGTCATGAGCAAACTCTTCGATTTCCCCAAAGTATTGTATTGCAAATGTTGTATCCTTGTACATTGCTGTATGAGAGTAGTGAACTATCCATCTTCCATGAGAATAATGACATATCTCGACTAAAGCTTGACATGACGACACCTCAAGACCTAGATGTGGCAGTAACCCCTTTATGATTTACAGTTACACTGTACTCATAAATGAGCTGACCTCTACCAGTACTTCGCATTTCTGGAAGAAAATATTCATTGTAGTGCTGCCATTCTGACCTCATTATTGCTGGTTCATACTGTTGCATTATAGTACGCAATATATTTCaacattaaacaaaaatgataattcatACCAAATTAGCTTACCTTTACTTAACAATCCTGGATGGGCATCTTCAATGTAGAGGTATAATTTCtgcccccccctttttttttctgattcatACAACTTTTCATCAGTCTATCAAAGGTATTGAAACCATATGTTCTGAATGTTTTGTAGAGTGCTCTAGAGCAGCTGAGTATTAGTCTATGCAATTCTTCTCGGATACTTCACACCAAGAGAACCAAGGTGGACAGCAGTAATCATGGCAGCCAGCATACTCCTGCTCATGTGAAAGGTAGTACAAGAAGTaaagaaaatagatattttcCAGATTGTTCAAGTCTCTGTTGATGGGTGGATTGCTGTCAGTCTGAATGTCTTATTGACCAAGCATCTCTCAATTCTCTTGGCTGGAAAAGCAAGAGCTTCCCTACATCTTGTGCTATACTAATTTGCCTTATTGGTATGGGGTAAAATAGGTATTTCTGCTGAGTCAGAAAAAGCTATATATGGtatgcaaaagaagaaaaaaaggttatAGTATATATGCAGGGCTCAATATTGGCGGGGGCCCAGTTGCAGTGGGCCATTAAAAATTGTTGGGCCACCCAAAAGCAATTTATATTAAATAGCATCTTGAAATGAGATCAAATCATCTTTGGTTGACTTTTCATTTTTCCGTTGTGTGCCAGCACCCTACTTTGAGGCCACAGAATGGAATGGTATTATGCCAAAGAGATGCATTTCAAAAAAACTCATAGGATTTAATATTTgtaggtacattgtatgtgtatagTGATAATTGTATAGTGATAATGTCTATTTTTACTTTGCTTCAGGGGAAAAAGGTAATGAACACTGGCAAACTAAGCGAAGAGCAGTCATAGAAGACACTATTATCCAGCAAGGGAACATCAGCTTCAGAGATGTGGCTGGCCTTGCTGAGGCTAAGGAGACACTAAGAGAAGCCATAGTGATGCCCATAGAATACCCACAGCTCTTCACAGGTAACCCGCCTAATCATCTCCTTGCCTCGATGTCTTCCATGGTGTataagaaaacattaaaaaaataaatgttctgCTTCAAATAGCATCTATACAGCAAGAATATgatagggttaaaaaaaaaaaacacatctttgCCATTCATGATCTactgtattatatttttctttttcagattcTGATTAACTATTTGATGTGCTGTCTTGTCTTCCTTCTCTCAAAAGGGGGACTTAAACCATGGAAGCGAGTTCTGCTGTATGGACCACCTGGAACAGGCAAATCGCGACTTGCCCAAGCTGTGTCTAGTGAAATTCACTCTACCTTCTACTGTGTCTCCAGTGCTGACCTCATATCTAGCTGGGTTGGAGAGAGTGAAAAGTAAGTTGGACACTAACCTTTGCCAGCTGCACAACTGTGTACGAGCTCTGCTACCAGTATCTATTTACAatgatatatacaaaatatgctTTGCATGGTACATATAGAAAGTGACACATACTCCCTCCTCTGTCCTTTGACATAATCAGCACTTGAGTGAAAATGCCTTTTTGAATAACAAACTCCCCTGTTTaacgtacacacaaacaaaagcatacagtatatcattcacTCCTGTTAGTTGATACTTGGTTCACTTGCTTTAGTAAATACCCAACATTAGAAAGTTAAATGAAATGCAGTAAAATGGCATATGGCATATAGTTTAGTGAAGTAATCAAATTTTAAGACTAAGCAGAGAAATGGGTATGTCAATCTCTGCTGTAGAAAAACTATTTGTGGTCAATAGAACTTAAGTTAATTGTTGTTTTTGAGCCTAGGAGAAATGTTGATTGTTGATTGCAGGTCTGCccaaaatccccccccccttgcaatTATCATCCTTTCAGATTTCACATCATCACCTCAACTATccatttttctaagattttctTGTCAATCTTGTGTGAGGTCAGATGAGGCTTTGCCATCAAAGTTGTAACATGTATTGTCCTTGTAGTGTAGCAAGGAGAGGGGTGAAAAAATAGTGGGTTTCAAAAAGGAATTGCTCCATGATGACACATAGCAAGGGGATAAATGTATCAAAGATTCccagaaaacaaaacagtcgGTTGAACAAGGACAAGTCCATTTTGGGTGAGTGCATAATTGAACAATATCATAGACATAATTGTGTAGATAACCTTTGTCTCATATTCTTTGTAGAATTATCAGAGAACTGTTTCAGCACGCAATACAGCAGACAGGAAGATCAGTAAGTATGTTTCCCTTTTGATGCCTTTCATATCTTTAGATATGTTTGTGATGATGGATCCAGCATAGAGAAGCTGGCATTACGTTTTAAGTATCAGTTTGAAATATGACAGTCGTAATTTTGTTCCAGTAGAGTACAGTAATGTATTGTTATGGTGCTACAGAGCTTCTCTGTAAATATTGGTGTGCTTATGCGATTCTTGGTGAGACATCAAATACACACAAGTGCATGTCGTCGAGTGGAGATAGTATTAAAAGCTGTGTTTGTGCACTACACCAGTCCACACCTCTCTGTCAGTGCTGTGGTATATGTACAGAATGTCCACCCTTTTGTCAACAAGAACATCTTCCCATGTTATGTAGACAGAATAAGGCAGAACTGCATCATTCAGCATTTGTCAAAACGTCTGTTCCATTTCATAGGAAGTAGCTATGATAGCAACTCATCTGCAGTGGCAAATGTGATGATAACAACAAGAATCTTGCTTCCTGATTGGATGTTGCTACAAGAAGCTGTCATTCAAGCTAGAATTGCTATATCATAACATCTTTTAGGAAATGTGACCCTTCAGTTGGCCATCAAAGACTGatgttttagaaaaaaaaaagccagttTATCTTTTCTGGTAATAAAACCAGTTTTATTAACATTCTAGAAAGTTAAGTCCCTAAATACACATTTTGCATAATATTGATTGACATTAAAAAGGGACATACTATAATTTAGATAAAAAGGACCTGGGAAAAGATTAGTTGGCACACTCTGGGTGTTCTGATTAGTAACACACAGTAATTTGATTCTGTGTTTCTAGACTTGTAAAATAATTGCAGCAAACTGGACACTGGAATGTTATTACCAAGATTATGGCTACATATGCATTTTATGAAGGAATTGGGGATAGATAACATAACATGCTGGAAATGTTGGGTCTTGTCAAGAATGCGTGTAGTATGGGGGATTCAAAGCTGAGGTTCAAAGACAGATGTGTTGCATAGTGTTGCTGCAGCAAGTGAAAATAACAAACCAAAATAAACCCCTTTCAAAACTCTGCTGTGCAGGTGATATTCATCGATGAAATTGATAGTATATGCCGAAGCCGTAGCTCATCGGAGGAAGAGCACACGAGGCGGGTGAAGACTGAACTGCTGAGGCAGATGGAAGGTGCCGATAATGCTGCTGCTGTGGAGAAGATTTTTCTCCTGTGTGCTACGAACCGTCCTTGGGAGTTGGACTCTGCATTCCTGAGGCGCTTCCAGAAGAGAATCTACATTCCTCTGCCGGACAGGTGTGTGTGgaattctttgttttgtcttttgtaaAATATCTACAGGCTGAATACCTTTGTTGCTGCTAGTCATGTTCAAGAGATCCAGGTTTTCAAAGATATTAATCATAACAGATTGCTACCATAGTGTACAAATCATTTAATTGATAGCTTGATagaaatatgatgaaataaGTAAAAATTGTGGTAAGACGATTTCATTGCgttgagagaaaatgaaaaatcagatttttttgCTCACCTGTTTTGTGTCCAATGATGAGAGTGAATGTTTGCTAGCATTATTGAGCATAATTATATGCATGTGTTGTGTGGATTAATTCTACTTCAGTCATGTGTACACAgttccagtggcggatccaggggggggggggggtggggcgcaccAGGTGCGCgccccttttatttttttttgtgaaaggaaaagaaataaaaagaaaaatggaggggGCATGTGCAttcccccctttacggaattcctggatacgcaactaagttcatatatatatatatttttttcttatttgttgaACCCTTTTGTGTACCACCTCTTTGTGTAAATCATGACTGCTTGAAATAAgagtgtaatacatgtatatagcataTTGATCATAACAAGGTGAATTAGTATTATAGTGAGAATTAGCCAGTCACCCTGTGTGTTGTTTGTCTTTTCAGTAATGCAAATTTTTCCTTGTAAATGTTCTTTAAAGTCACATAGTATTGCCAGATCCGTGTAGtcagttttgtatgtttttgtaggCAACCTTCTTGTGTTCTTTCAGTAGATACCATTTGTGAGAGGAACATTAATTTCaacattgtattgatattgcATAACCAACACATACCTATACAAGCAGCAATGCTAGGAGGGACATCCTCAAGATTCACACCAAATCTTCAGGCATTAAATTCTCTGAGGGAGAGCTGCAGCTCTTCGCTGCCAGCACAGAGGGATACTCTGGCAGCGACTTGTCTAACCTGATCCTGTCAGCCATGTATGAACCTGTTCGGGAAGTTCAGAAAGCTACCCACTGGTTTGAGACAGAAGGTATTACAGTGGAAGGTTATTCAGCAGCTAGAAATGATAGGGTAGCCAAGGTGCTATCACAGAGTGTGATAACCCTCAAGTGGTATACCTGGGGgcaagtgaaatgaaatttcttttttttttttctgatctctgaaaacaaataaaattctGGCAACATTTTTATGGTATAAAATAAACTACTACTACaagatgctgctgctgctgctgctgctactactactacagtgttgtactaataataataatgataataatgatagtactTATACTACTTCTAAAATGGGCAGCAATGATTAAAATGACAGCTGACTGATATGAACAAAAAAGTATATAAAACGTAATGACTAATGGCAAGTTGTTTATATTATCACTTCATGAGTACTGCAGGTATCGTGATTGAACAAGTTCAGCTTAAAAGTAATTGACTGTGGAGCTCAGAATCACATAACATTGAATGGGCACACAGAATGTGGCTTGCTTGGAGGGACAGTTCAAGTGAACTTTAATCTGGACAGAGGACTGCACAGCTGTTTATTTGcaattcttccccccccccccttcttcttctttacatGTCATGCTTCCTCTGCTGCATCATCTACCTTGTTGTTTTCCCCAGTCTATTTCTGTTCTACCAAGATTTCTTCCTTGTCTGTTTGTGGTCTTGCTAGGGACAAGTCAACACATTCTTACCCAGATTCATCATATTTCGCTATCTATTTATATGATGAAGTAATGTCAGAATATGGGCATGCCTTGACcaagtaataataatacttaCACACACTCTCTGTGATAGAATATCACCCAATATTTAGATCACCATGAGATAGATTCTGGAGAAAGTTTATCCCAAATGTTTTGaggttgttgttttctttagaGAAGTTACCAAAAAATTCAAGCAACCACTGTGACCAGTCAATGAAAGGAAACCCTATGTCCAGGAGAATATTCTATTAAAAGGGCAAATCCCACATCAGTCTCTGAATGAGCTATACGTTTTGATGTACTACTGGCTAAACAGTAGGGTAAATATAGGAAAGAATCAAGGCAGTTTGTAATGTTTCAAAGATGTTTATGAGCCATTTTTAGAAACTTTGGCCTCAAGAAATCAATCCCATTAACAGTCTTGAGACAAGCTGTcagtttatatttttgttttctttttgacaggcaaacaaaattatgtcattTTGATGTACTAGTAGAAATAGGCTAAATATAGGACTAATGTCTCATTACATTTCTTAATGTTTCACAGATATAGATCAACCATTTTTAGAAGTTTTGGCCTTATGGATTAATGTTTGTGAAGCTCCTTCCTGATGCATGGTTTCAGAACACAAATTAGTTAAAGATATTACACTATTTTTGTGCAGACGGACTGTTTACCCCATGCAGTTCGagtgcattgaatgccattGAGAAATCATTGACTGGACTTCCACCAGATCTAGTGCGCCCACGTCAGCTTACCATCGAGGACTTCCTGAAGGCCCTGTCATCTTGCCATAGCACCATCAGTCATGCCGAGCTGGACAGATTTACAGAGTTCACTGAAAAGTATGGACACTGTGGATAAGTTGTCCAGAACATATGGGAACAAAAGTCTTCATCACAGTCTATAGCTTGTTTGTCAATTGTGTTCACCAAACATCTTATTCTCTTTCCGCTTCAGTATATGACCTAGTAAGAAatgaatttgtttgaaatcatatTTAGACTGAATGATGGTTCTACATTGTACCTACACGACATGTTGACAAAGTTTGTGGTAAAATGCCCCATTGCAAACATTTAATCTAAAAAAATGGCAATTGCATGTATCTGTTGATCACCTCAGCACGCATAATTGTCTATCCCATTAAGGGTGGAGATTTGACTAAGGTATCAAAATGGGACTCAGACATCATCAGTCAATACACTGTCACAAAATGTGCCCATGGATTATAAgactcacacaaaatcacagcAGTCAATTTCCCAGGTGGCCTGGAAATACGTGATTTAGGTCAGCATTTTTTCTATGTCCATTTTTGCCGCTTAGTGGGGGAGTAATTTTGCTATCCAAGTCTGAAACTTGGATAGAATTCAATGAGAGTGGTTTTTATTAGCTTTTGTTGATCCGTAGTTCTAccatttgattgatttttcttctgttttccaCTAACTGGCTACATGGAAGTGTATATGACTACCCTGCAAGAGCTTATAAATAGCAAATACAGTAGACAGTAAAACAATACCAATAGATAGAGATTGAGTCAGTGCCCTTTACTAGACCATTAACCAGAAAACCATCTTTTCAGTCATAACAGTTCTCGAGTTTAGACTTCTTAACACTTGGATCAATGAATTAGCAAGAATCGGGTTTAATGAGTTAAGTTCATTGAATTCAATGTAGTTTCACTGATGTCTTTTTTGAGCTTCAAATCTTGTGTGACGAATTTATGTCGAATGGGATAAGGAGTGCCAGAAATTTTGTATGTAAAATAGAATGCATCTGTTCATACATGATTAAGCTGAATTTGAGGGAGATAGtatacaaaatcattaaattctTAGCCTTTTCTCATGAGTGACAAATGTCTCTGTTGTAAGACAAATTTCTTTACTACTTTTACTCCAGTCTAGCTAACTTTTACATTGTTGTGAATACTTTTTGTTTCAAAACTTAACTGTATGCTTCCTGTCTCAAACTATGCAATCCACCACTAACATCTTTCCACACTATCAAGTTTTGTTCCATTTATCCGTTTAATTTGAGAATGTCCATTCTGAATGGTCCCTGATTAGGCAAGACACTGGTGGGTACCTCATCTGTACACACTGCGGTTGTATGCTGTTATAATTATGCAATACTTTGTTACTACACAAGATgtgttataattatgtatagttGCCTCAAAGTATTACCCTGTTTTGTTAGTGTCGTGAAAGACAAAAGTTCCACAAGATCATcactaaacattttttttttttgttaggtCTTAGCAGTGATTTCACAGCCATCTATGCCTTTTGTTCACATTAAAGGAGGAGTGTTGCATGCATGGAAAATACTTTCCATGGTGTCTTTTAGCGTAATTAAGAGCTCAAAGAGGGTATGCTACAAGTAAGTGTGAATGGTAAAGATATGCAGATACAGATTGCATGATATAAGAATGAAGCGTGGTCAGGTGGTAGAACAGTGAAATGTGTGAAAGTGTGCACATACAACAGCCAAAAAACAGTTCTCATACACTTGCAGAAACTGTCAGTTTTGGCTCTAAAATGgacacattatatacataagaaagtgtgaaaaaatgctGTGGTAACACAATTGCTGTTGAGAACTGACGAAAATAAGAAATATTAGCCAAAAAGGTATACTGATGCTATCGCAATCTCTTGGAACCTATCCAGTCATGGTTAATTTGTCATGTTTTATATCAAATACAAATTGGGCCATACAGCTGTAGCAATATCCTTTGATCTTGAATTGTGAGAATGAATAACTTGGGAAATATAAACCCTTTTGCAAAGTCGTCTCTTAATGGACTCGCACATGGCAGGAGGTGGACTCGCACGCACACAGCAATCGGATGGGAGCCAGCTACTCTTGCAGCTCGCCGGCCACGTGCTGTGTATGCAAGTCCATGGCTCTCTTTCTGTGTACGTGTGCTGAAATTATAGcaagctgcctttgcaaaaggctaggAAATATACTgcaacaggggcggatccaggatttccgtaatggggaggcgcctttacaaaattaaagggggcgcaagagccccccccccccattttttttatttcttttgtttaaagaaaaaataaagagggggggggggcacacgcccggtgcgcccccctctggatccgccactgtgctAGGGCATGATAGATATCCACTGATTTTTATGTATGCAGAATCTAGAGATCAATGTCCATCATCATGCAACATTCTAACTACCCACTACTGAACCGGGAGGGCGCCATAAGAATAAAAGTCATTTACTCCAATCTAAATCATTTTACGCTATTGCTCTCAAAACACCAGTACTCCAAAACAACTTGTTATCCTGGCAAATTGCGTCAACAAGACAAGTTCCTTGGTAGACCCTTGTCATATTACTAATATATTGCTGGCATATTCCACCTGGTGGATGATGAATTCTCAGCCCTTCTGAGACCTATGTTTTTCCCTGGTTTTGCTAAACcttcatatttttaaaatcttatataaTGTCACGTTCATCCTGAAAAGAGTGGAAATCGTGAGAGGGTGCGAGGGTTATCCCAACAATACATCAAAGATGTACCGCATTTTcagtttatctatttatttattttttgttttgttttaatctcCAGAAATGCTGATACATGTAGAAGTATGTCTTCCACAAGGAAATGTATCGGGTAAACACTGTCTCGGTAGAAAATATTCACATTAGTGACTAAACTTGGTTGTTTTCTCTAATGGAAATAAATCAGgagacctcccaaccattctgacTGAAATGATTTGgctaaaaaagggggaaaaagagcagttcccataggatgtgtagtaaaattatcataaaaagacaaagagaatCCTATTACAACAAGAGCcaggaatggtcaaaattcaaattctttcctccaaattcagaatggttgggaggtctgtgtCGGGTAATTGTTCCTGAAATAACCAAACATTTCAGTTAAGGCTGACAATTCTGTTATAACCACCGATGACTATATTCTGGTCTGTGTCAGTGGTGACAAATGCACAGTGTACCTACAAAGATAGAGGAGAGTGCCACATATTGTGTGGAATATAAAAGCTACATTATCCATATCTTTTACTGTGGAGGACTCTGCATGTGTATTCCAGACATGTCAATATACTTccctttgtgatttttttttttcagtaaaacaGATTTGTATCAACCCACCATTGCTTTAGGCAGGCACACACAGGTATTCATTGAAGTATGATTACTCTGAGTACTCTTATTAGATATTTTGACTAATGCTTCATGAGGGCATTATTACACATGAATTCTCTCTGTTGGTGAACATGTTCGATATCCACCCAAGAAAGACTACATGTGTG
The DNA window shown above is from Diadema setosum chromosome 14, eeDiaSeto1, whole genome shotgun sequence and carries:
- the LOC140237669 gene encoding uncharacterized protein isoform X2; protein product: MIAGCDNCLALINELKNREENSFRKSALEQLSISLCNSSRILHTKRTKVDSSNHGSQHTPAHVKGEKGNEHWQTKRRAVIEDTIIQQGNISFRDVAGLAEAKETLREAIVMPIEYPQLFTGGLKPWKRVLLYGPPGTGKSRLAQAVSSEIHSTFYCVSSADLISSWVGESEKIIRELFQHAIQQTGRSVIFIDEIDSICRSRSSSEEEHTRRVKTELLRQMEGADNAAAVEKIFLLCATNRPWELDSAFLRRFQKRIYIPLPDSNARRDILKIHTKSSGIKFSEGELQLFAASTEGYSGSDLSNLILSAMYEPVREVQKATHWFETEDGLFTPCSSSALNAIEKSLTGLPPDLVRPRQLTIEDFLKALSSCHSTISHAELDRFTEFTEKYGHCG
- the LOC140237669 gene encoding uncharacterized protein isoform X1 translates to MSGPLYLHVDLVKDYQDAAAWLSTASEECQKTTCVDLSTMIAGCDNCLALINELKNREENSFRKSALEQLSISLCNSSRILHTKRTKVDSSNHGSQHTPAHVKGEKGNEHWQTKRRAVIEDTIIQQGNISFRDVAGLAEAKETLREAIVMPIEYPQLFTGGLKPWKRVLLYGPPGTGKSRLAQAVSSEIHSTFYCVSSADLISSWVGESEKIIRELFQHAIQQTGRSVIFIDEIDSICRSRSSSEEEHTRRVKTELLRQMEGADNAAAVEKIFLLCATNRPWELDSAFLRRFQKRIYIPLPDSNARRDILKIHTKSSGIKFSEGELQLFAASTEGYSGSDLSNLILSAMYEPVREVQKATHWFETEDGLFTPCSSSALNAIEKSLTGLPPDLVRPRQLTIEDFLKALSSCHSTISHAELDRFTEFTEKYGHCG